From Pseudomonas sp. B21-028, one genomic window encodes:
- a CDS encoding type II toxin-antitoxin system HicB family antitoxin produces the protein MNSMTYKGYTARVEFDERDDIFVGRVLGVRDIISFHADSVTQLRAEFASAVEDYLADCAEQGVSPEKPASGKVMLRIRPEVHAAATIAAQTAGKSLNQWADEVFERAAHV, from the coding sequence ATGAATAGCATGACCTATAAGGGCTATACCGCCCGAGTTGAGTTTGACGAACGTGACGACATTTTCGTCGGTCGAGTTCTGGGCGTGCGTGACATCATCAGCTTTCACGCTGACTCAGTGACGCAACTGCGCGCCGAGTTTGCCAGTGCTGTTGAGGATTATCTGGCGGACTGTGCCGAGCAAGGCGTCAGCCCTGAGAAGCCTGCCTCTGGGAAGGTGATGCTGCGCATTCGTCCTGAAGTGCATGCCGCCGCTACCATTGCCGCTCAAACCGCCGGAAAAAGCTTGAACCAATGGGCTGATGAGGTATTTGAGCGCGCAGCGCACGTCTGA
- a CDS encoding DUF3592 domain-containing protein, with product MFYPREAEKDHLYNRIVLLTIACILLLFLASLAKHSGTIYGAIRWTPVEVKGTVTQLEGIPMNPNGVIIHYRYVDGDQQVHEDEYFDQRYNEHDQYTVGGDVPLLYSRWFPQVSSISSELYTNRASFIVMAGGVLLTLLFLWISFRTFGRIYGMKQEDRFY from the coding sequence ATGTTTTACCCACGTGAAGCTGAAAAAGATCATCTCTATAACCGCATCGTCCTGCTGACCATTGCTTGCATCTTGCTCTTGTTTCTAGCCTCACTGGCAAAACACTCAGGGACCATTTATGGCGCCATTCGGTGGACCCCTGTCGAGGTGAAAGGCACGGTGACGCAGCTGGAAGGCATCCCGATGAATCCCAACGGCGTCATCATTCATTACCGATATGTCGACGGGGATCAACAAGTTCATGAAGACGAATACTTTGACCAGCGCTACAACGAACATGATCAGTACACGGTAGGTGGAGACGTTCCACTGCTTTATTCCCGCTGGTTTCCCCAGGTCAGCAGCATCTCCAGCGAGCTGTACACCAATCGCGCCAGCTTTATCGTTATGGCGGGTGGGGTATTGCTGACGCTGTTGTTCCTGTGGATCTCCTTCAGGACGTTCGGGCGCATTTATGGCATGAAGCAGGAAGACCGCTTCTACTAG
- a CDS encoding low molecular weight protein tyrosine phosphatase family protein — protein MTNLLFVCSRNQWRSPTGEAIWRRRPGFSARSAGTSPNARKPIGPADIRWADVIFVMERKHEHRLRAEYARLLEHKRLHVLDIPDDYRYMDPELVDVLEREVTSYLGI, from the coding sequence GTGACTAATCTCCTGTTCGTTTGCAGTCGTAACCAATGGCGCAGCCCTACCGGGGAGGCGATCTGGCGTCGACGTCCTGGCTTCAGCGCTCGTTCGGCTGGCACCAGCCCGAACGCACGCAAACCTATCGGCCCAGCGGATATCCGTTGGGCCGATGTCATCTTTGTGATGGAGCGCAAGCACGAGCATCGGCTACGGGCAGAGTATGCTCGGCTGCTTGAGCACAAACGGCTTCATGTTCTGGATATTCCCGATGACTATCGCTACATGGACCCTGAGCTAGTGGACGTGCTTGAGCGAGAGGTAACTTCGTACCTGGGCATTTGA
- a CDS encoding ATP phosphoribosyltransferase regulatory subunit translates to MSTLQFWLDRLRNKQKPTSIWADHRRNEALEALAGAGTHSSWIELSHHYNGFVREIAVRELYAQPSPEALVAMIDRSNDWVPQIRDLAAVGLEHYLSPAHAQALLFAVEPLIALAARQRADHGKTLKAARAVLQSPVIRDEVQANFLTRHGKAARYLFELLLESDSNPEALLRSALFHREVTVRLLAVPACLKLPTTQARCLLLEALSQPGAKFRVWVLRALLPLLGDPRPILCEALLDASASIRSLARWAAPNSEIDPHAVLVDQMKQSMPSKKRDWLGVLGLSAELNVELDPQWQKEALRSGYPTVRRAAIGAVSDAQLPELLKALDDPSNRVFNAAIARLSDQPWALVKPGLDTKMDRDWHDLSVIRRSALLQLRPLWQQAAYLLDRLDAEPTIQAFWLRQLAMWGDGQYQMVDPVTPKIERTVIVERLRELAARGLIGNESIARVV, encoded by the coding sequence GTGAGCACATTGCAATTCTGGCTGGACCGGTTGAGGAACAAGCAGAAACCCACGTCCATTTGGGCTGATCATCGTCGGAACGAGGCACTGGAGGCGCTCGCGGGCGCAGGGACGCACAGTAGCTGGATTGAACTCAGTCATCACTACAACGGTTTCGTTCGGGAGATCGCGGTTAGAGAGCTGTACGCTCAGCCGTCCCCTGAAGCATTGGTCGCAATGATAGATCGGTCGAACGACTGGGTGCCTCAAATTCGTGATTTAGCTGCGGTCGGCCTGGAGCATTATCTTTCGCCTGCCCATGCCCAGGCCTTGTTGTTCGCGGTGGAACCGCTTATCGCGTTAGCTGCACGTCAACGGGCCGACCATGGAAAAACCCTCAAGGCCGCTCGTGCTGTTTTGCAGTCGCCGGTTATCCGAGATGAGGTCCAGGCGAATTTTCTGACGCGGCACGGTAAGGCTGCCCGCTATTTGTTCGAGCTTTTGCTGGAAAGCGACTCCAATCCTGAAGCGCTGCTACGCAGCGCGCTCTTCCACCGTGAGGTGACCGTACGGTTGCTGGCCGTACCCGCCTGCCTGAAATTGCCCACCACCCAAGCTCGGTGCTTGCTACTCGAAGCCTTGTCTCAACCTGGTGCAAAATTTCGCGTTTGGGTGCTGCGCGCCCTTCTTCCTTTGCTGGGCGATCCTCGTCCAATTTTGTGTGAGGCGTTGCTCGATGCATCAGCCTCAATCCGTAGCCTGGCGCGCTGGGCGGCACCAAACAGTGAGATCGATCCACATGCGGTCCTCGTTGACCAGATGAAGCAAAGTATGCCCAGCAAGAAGCGAGATTGGCTGGGTGTGCTGGGCCTTTCGGCAGAGCTCAATGTTGAGCTGGATCCTCAGTGGCAGAAAGAAGCGCTGCGTTCTGGTTACCCCACCGTGAGGCGCGCTGCCATTGGCGCGGTGTCCGATGCTCAACTGCCTGAACTGCTCAAAGCGCTTGATGATCCCTCGAACAGAGTTTTTAACGCAGCCATCGCCCGCCTCAGCGACCAGCCTTGGGCTTTGGTCAAGCCTGGGTTAGACACCAAGATGGATCGGGATTGGCATGACCTTTCCGTCATACGCCGAAGCGCGCTGCTCCAGTTACGGCCTCTATGGCAGCAAGCTGCGTACCTGTTGGATCGGTTGGACGCCGAACCGACGATCCAGGCTTTTTGGCTTCGGCAGTTAGCCATGTGGGGTGACGGTCAATATCAAATGGTTGATCCGGTGACACCCAAAATCGAGCGGACGGTGATTGTAGAGCGACTACGAGAGCTGGCGGCTCGTGGGCTTATCGGCAATGAAAGCATTGCTCGTGTTGTCTAG
- a CDS encoding DUF6124 family protein translates to MVKITPNPPVTDEHVSRAQSARNKKIDDAATRALDFYLNPKPEKETSDNPNTIFRIASDVDSECLLASLSENLASANAMISDLAFDLDGSRRHVALGIQQVIELSELLANRALDIVEVR, encoded by the coding sequence ATGGTCAAAATTACACCGAACCCCCCGGTTACCGACGAACACGTCTCCCGCGCCCAGTCAGCGCGCAACAAGAAAATCGACGACGCTGCTACGCGAGCCTTGGATTTCTATCTGAACCCCAAGCCCGAGAAAGAAACGTCTGACAATCCCAACACCATTTTCCGCATCGCTTCCGATGTTGATTCTGAATGCCTGCTTGCCAGCCTCAGCGAGAACCTGGCTTCGGCCAATGCCATGATCAGTGATCTGGCGTTTGACCTGGATGGGTCACGGCGGCATGTGGCGTTGGGGATTCAGCAGGTGATCGAGTTGAGTGAGCTGTTGGCGAATCGGGCGCTGGATATTGTGGAAGTGAGGTAA
- a CDS encoding DUF3885 domain-containing protein, whose amino-acid sequence MNLQIEIERIFGCNTFARPLFYSYPGGLRFELSEPGGVIDQFLTALRKATRICNDIFRGEDELVVCLRAYSNGSHFIHRPELRALRSVGIPVPSTRSIWREDIAADEWYSEDQPEYWINVAFKLPISRLETLLWGALAKDLAPIQPQLNCTLYLFNLPQRVMVFPYDDRGMDVVGPNGTLLRQLYCQHQKYLLDYDRAEMDSTFAAVTPSPPFGYPGKKL is encoded by the coding sequence GTGAACCTACAAATCGAAATCGAGCGGATCTTTGGCTGCAACACATTCGCCAGACCACTGTTCTATTCCTATCCCGGCGGCCTGCGCTTTGAACTCTCCGAGCCCGGCGGAGTGATTGATCAGTTTCTAACCGCGCTCCGCAAAGCGACAAGAATCTGTAATGACATTTTCCGCGGTGAAGACGAGCTCGTCGTCTGCCTGCGCGCTTACTCTAACGGAAGTCATTTCATCCACAGGCCAGAGCTTCGCGCCTTGCGATCAGTCGGGATACCCGTTCCCTCTACGCGTTCAATCTGGCGTGAGGATATAGCCGCAGACGAGTGGTATAGCGAAGATCAGCCAGAGTATTGGATTAACGTAGCTTTCAAACTCCCTATCTCCCGCCTTGAAACGTTGCTTTGGGGAGCCTTGGCCAAAGACCTTGCTCCGATCCAGCCGCAACTCAACTGCACTTTGTATCTCTTCAACCTGCCGCAACGCGTAATGGTCTTCCCCTACGACGACAGAGGCATGGATGTCGTTGGGCCTAACGGGACGCTGCTCAGGCAGCTGTACTGTCAGCATCAAAAGTATTTACTGGATTACGACCGAGCAGAGATGGATAGCACGTTTGCAGCGGTCACGCCTTCCCCGCCCTTTGGCTATCCAGGCAAAAAGCTCTAA
- the queA gene encoding tRNA preQ1(34) S-adenosylmethionine ribosyltransferase-isomerase QueA has translation MRVADFTFELPDSLIARHPLAERRASRLLTLDGVSGAMAHRQFTDLLEHLRPGDLMVFNNTRVIPARLFGQKASGGKLEILVERVLDSHRVLAHVRSSKSPKPGSSILIDGGGEAVMVARHDALFELKFAEEVLPLLDRVGHMPLPPYIDRPDEGSDRERYQTVYAERLGAVAAPTAGLHFDQPLLEAIAAKGVETTFVTLHVGAGTFQPVRVERIEDHHMHSEWLEVSQDVVDAVAACRARGGRVVAVGTTSVRSLESAARDGVLKPFSGDTDIFIYPGRPFHVVDALVTNFHLPESTLLMLVSAFAGYPEAMAAYKAAVEHGYRFFSYGDAMFITRNPAPRGPEETV, from the coding sequence ATGCGTGTTGCTGACTTTACCTTCGAACTCCCGGATTCGCTGATCGCTCGCCATCCCTTGGCCGAGCGTCGTGCCAGTCGACTGTTGACCCTGGACGGGGTCAGCGGTGCCATGGCTCATCGTCAATTCACTGATTTGCTTGAGCATTTGCGCCCAGGCGACTTGATGGTGTTCAACAATACCCGGGTGATTCCGGCGCGGTTGTTTGGCCAGAAGGCCTCCGGCGGCAAGCTGGAGATTCTGGTGGAGCGGGTGCTGGACAGCCACCGGGTGCTGGCCCATGTGCGCTCCAGCAAGTCGCCCAAGCCGGGTTCGTCGATCCTTATCGACGGTGGCGGCGAGGCGGTGATGGTGGCGCGGCATGATGCGTTGTTCGAGCTCAAATTTGCCGAAGAAGTATTACCGCTGCTCGACCGTGTCGGGCACATGCCGTTGCCTCCTTATATAGACCGCCCGGACGAAGGTTCGGACCGCGAGCGTTACCAGACCGTGTACGCCGAGCGCCTGGGGGCGGTGGCGGCGCCGACGGCGGGGCTGCATTTCGATCAGCCATTGCTGGAGGCGATTGCCGCCAAGGGCGTCGAGACCACGTTCGTGACGCTGCACGTCGGCGCCGGCACGTTCCAGCCGGTGCGGGTGGAGCGCATCGAAGACCACCATATGCACAGCGAATGGCTGGAAGTGAGCCAGGACGTGGTCGATGCCGTGGCGGCCTGTCGCGCTCGCGGTGGTCGGGTGGTGGCGGTGGGGACTACCAGCGTGCGTTCCCTGGAAAGCGCTGCTCGCGATGGCGTGCTCAAGCCGTTCAGTGGCGACACCGATATCTTTATCTACCCGGGCCGGCCGTTCCATGTGGTCGATGCCCTGGTCACCAACTTTCATTTGCCTGAATCCACGCTGTTGATGCTGGTTTCGGCGTTCGCCGGTTATCCCGAAGCCATGGCCGCCTACAAGGCCGCCGTCGAGCATGGTTACCGCTTTTTCAGCTACGGTGATGCGATGTTCATCACCCGTAACCCCGCGCCACGCGGGCCCGAGGAAACAGTATGA
- the yajC gene encoding preprotein translocase subunit YajC, translating into MSFFISNAMADAAAPAAAPMGGGFEWIFLVGFLVIFYLMIWRPQAKRAKEQKNLLGSLQKGDEVVTTGGIAGKITKVADDFVVLEVSDTVEMKFQKGAIAATLPKGTLKAI; encoded by the coding sequence ATGAGCTTTTTTATCTCTAACGCCATGGCTGATGCCGCTGCTCCCGCAGCCGCGCCTATGGGTGGCGGTTTCGAGTGGATTTTCCTGGTCGGCTTCCTGGTCATCTTCTACCTGATGATCTGGCGTCCACAGGCCAAGCGCGCCAAAGAGCAGAAGAACCTGCTCGGCAGCCTGCAGAAGGGCGACGAAGTGGTGACCACTGGCGGCATCGCCGGCAAGATCACCAAAGTGGCCGACGATTTCGTGGTGCTGGAAGTGTCCGACACCGTTGAAATGAAGTTCCAGAAGGGCGCTATCGCGGCCACGCTGCCAAAAGGCACGCTGAAAGCGATCTAA
- a CDS encoding type II toxin-antitoxin system HicA family toxin gives MKNRHRKTLDAIYRTPTSAAIVFADIEALVIHLGGQVLEREGSRVKLMLRGAQWRCHRPHPGKEAKKYQVEEAREFLQRAGVEL, from the coding sequence ATGAAAAACAGGCACCGGAAAACCCTTGACGCGATCTACCGCACGCCAACCAGCGCGGCGATAGTGTTTGCTGACATCGAGGCATTGGTCATTCATCTGGGCGGCCAAGTGTTGGAACGCGAAGGCTCACGGGTCAAGCTCATGCTACGAGGGGCCCAATGGCGCTGCCATCGGCCGCACCCAGGCAAAGAAGCCAAGAAATATCAGGTAGAAGAGGCTCGCGAATTTCTCCAGCGAGCAGGAGTTGAGCTATGA
- the tgt gene encoding tRNA guanosine(34) transglycosylase Tgt, producing MSFELLATDGKARRGRLTFPRGTVETPAFMPVGTYGTVKGMLPRDIEAIGAEIILGNTFHLWLRPGMEVIKAHGDLHDFMQWKGPILTDSGGFQVFSLGAMRKIKEEGVTFASPVDGSKVFMGPEESMQVQRDLGSDIVMIFDECTPYPADEDVARVSMELSLRWAQRSKNAHGDNTAALFGIVQGGMHQDLRMRSLEGLDKIGFDGLAIGGLSVGEPKHEMIKVLDYLPGQMPADKPRYLMGVGKPEDLVEGVRRGVDMFDCVMPTRNARNGHLFIDTGVLKIRNAFHRHDDSPLDPTCDCYTCKNFSRAYLHHLDKCGEMLGSMLNTIHNLRHYQVLMAGLREAIQQGTLAAFVEAFYAKRGLPVPPLD from the coding sequence ATGTCCTTCGAGTTGCTCGCCACCGATGGCAAGGCGCGTCGCGGTCGCCTGACCTTCCCCCGCGGTACGGTGGAAACCCCGGCGTTCATGCCGGTGGGCACTTACGGCACGGTCAAGGGCATGCTGCCACGGGACATTGAGGCCATCGGCGCGGAGATCATCCTGGGCAACACCTTCCACCTGTGGCTGCGCCCGGGCATGGAAGTGATCAAGGCCCACGGCGACCTGCACGATTTCATGCAGTGGAAAGGCCCGATCCTGACCGACTCCGGCGGTTTCCAGGTGTTCAGCCTGGGCGCCATGCGCAAGATCAAGGAGGAGGGTGTGACCTTCGCCTCGCCGGTGGATGGTTCCAAGGTGTTCATGGGCCCGGAAGAGTCGATGCAGGTCCAGCGCGACCTGGGTTCGGACATCGTGATGATCTTCGACGAATGCACCCCGTACCCGGCCGATGAAGACGTGGCGCGGGTGTCCATGGAGCTGTCGTTGCGCTGGGCCCAGCGCTCCAAGAACGCCCATGGCGACAACACGGCGGCGCTGTTCGGTATCGTTCAGGGCGGCATGCACCAGGACCTGCGCATGCGCTCCCTCGAAGGCCTGGACAAGATCGGTTTCGACGGCCTGGCCATCGGCGGCCTGTCGGTGGGCGAACCCAAGCACGAAATGATCAAAGTGCTGGATTATCTGCCGGGCCAGATGCCCGCTGACAAACCTCGTTACCTTATGGGCGTTGGCAAACCGGAAGATCTGGTTGAGGGTGTGCGCCGCGGGGTGGACATGTTCGATTGCGTGATGCCAACCCGTAATGCCCGCAATGGGCATCTGTTCATCGACACGGGTGTGCTGAAGATCCGTAACGCGTTTCATCGCCATGATGATTCGCCGCTGGATCCGACCTGCGACTGCTACACGTGCAAGAACTTCTCCCGCGCTTATCTGCACCATTTGGACAAGTGCGGCGAAATGCTCGGTAGCATGCTGAATACAATCCACAATTTGCGCCATTACCAGGTGCTTATGGCTGGTTTGCGCGAGGCTATTCAACAGGGTACATTGGCCGCCTTCGTCGAGGCCTTCTATGCCAAGCGCGGGTTGCCTGTGCCGCCCTTGGACTGA
- a CDS encoding barstar family protein: protein MTRPQLVQIDLNRVMNAKELHTTLSDALGFPGWYGCNWDAFWDAITGLVEMPVHLRISGWDALCRRLPKDAELMQRCLEDLSLEHPSLAPNVEFD, encoded by the coding sequence ATGACCCGCCCACAGCTCGTGCAGATAGACCTAAACAGAGTGATGAATGCCAAGGAACTGCATACCACTTTGAGCGATGCGCTCGGATTTCCCGGCTGGTACGGCTGTAACTGGGATGCCTTCTGGGACGCAATTACAGGACTGGTAGAAATGCCCGTGCACCTGAGAATTTCCGGGTGGGATGCGTTGTGCAGGCGCTTGCCGAAAGATGCTGAGCTTATGCAACGGTGCCTTGAAGACTTGAGCCTTGAGCATCCATCGCTCGCGCCAAATGTGGAGTTCGACTGA